A stretch of DNA from Saccharomyces eubayanus strain FM1318 chromosome IX, whole genome shotgun sequence:
ACGTATGTGCTTGTTCGTTACCTTCTTTTATTCCTCAGGAAGAAGCTGGCTACGGCCACAGCACCTGCCAGCACGCCTCCTGCGACGACGACGCCCTTGAGGGTTTCCTTCTGAATCTTGTCCTCAACCATGCTTTTCAACGCAGCCACCTGCTTGTTGTTACGCTCGTGTTCGAAGAGAGTGTCTACGTATCGCTTGGCCATAGAGTACTCGCCCAGCTTGTAGCAGCCGATCGTCAGGTAGTACAAGCACTCCCGTCTGCGGGACTCGGCCTCCTTGTAGATATCCGTGAGGATCTTCACGCCGAGCCGTTCGTCATTCACGTCCGTGGACTTGATCAGGCCCCATGAGTAGTTGAACCTTGACTGGATAGTCGCCGTGGGCCCCCCCTCGGAGACCACCTGCTGGCGCAGTATTTCCAGTTGCTGGGGGTACAGCGGTTCGTATGCGTCCTTCAGCGTGGGCCAGAAATCGATCTTCGTCATTCTTGTTTTGTGTTCTGGTAGTTCTGTTTCTGGTGTGCTATTTATGTGTCGCTAGCTCGTTATATATGGTAGGTAGCTCTTGCGCAGATTAACGGCAACTTCGCCTTGAAAGGGGCCCGCTGTGCGGTGTCCAGTGTAAAGGCGGAAAATATATTGGTCTAAGAAAGATGTGGAAAAAAACCGATGAGCTTGTTTCTCGAGCACGCAGCATGAAACCGGGTCGAGTGAGATACAGGCCAGATGCAGGACACCGCAGAATTGAGCACCTCGAAGCTGGGGACGAAGAAGTACTGGGATGAATTGTATGCCTTAGAGCTGGAGAATTTTAGGCAAAACCCGCAAGATACGGGAGACTGTTGGTTCAGCGACAGTGATGCGGAACAGAAGATGATCGATTTCATGGTAGACAACATCGGTGCGCACAGGATTACCGAAGATGCGTCTGTGGTGGACCTGGGCACTGGGAATGGCCACTTGCTGTTCGAATTGCACGAGACGGAATTCCAGGGGAAGCTGGTCGGGATAGACTACTCTGAAGAAAGCGTCAGGCTCGCCACTAGCATAGCTGAGGCCACCGGCGTGGAAGAGTTCGTCAGTTTCGAGCAAGCGGATATCTTTAGCGCCGATTGGAGTCCGGGCAAATTCGACATCGTGCTGGATAAAGGGACCTTGGACGCCATTTCGTTGAGTGGTATGAAGATTAACGGCGAGCTTGACGTGGTCGAGGTGTATGCCGGAGTGGTGGAGAAAATCCTGGAAAAGGACggtattttcttgatcacGTCTTGCAATTTTACGCAGGATGAGCTGGTGCAGATCATAGAGACCGACAAACTGAAAATGTGGAAAACGATAAACTATCCCGTCTTCCAGTTTGGCGGTGTCCAGGGCGCCACTATATGTAGTATAGCATTTGTCAAACAAAGCTGATCTATTTTATTGTaatatatttcatttttattatttttatttttacttatTTAGGAACAGACTTGACTATAGTGTTGTACAATTCGTCTGTGGTCTCCTTTTTACCAGTCTTGATGGCATATTGTGCAGGGTCGCCGTTGTCGTCCACGGCCAACAATCTTATGAATTTCTCGCTTTGCAACGAACCGGTGAATCCCTTTTGCACGGTGAACCCTTTGACCAATTGAATGTTCAAAATGACTTTCAAGATACCACGAGATCTCATGACTATACgggtcttttcttcatcctttTTACTTTTGTTAACTTTAATTACACCAACGCCTCTTTCCTTCCAGCCTTCTTCTATCTTGGAGAGCTGGTACAGTTTAGCGTTGACTTGGTATATGCACTCCTCTGACTCTTCGCCGGATTTGATATCTTGCTTTTGCAGTTTGAGAGGTCTTGCTGCGTCGCTTGGGGCTTCTGACGTCTTTGCCCGCTGCTCAGAGTCGCTGTTGACTTTTCCCTTATCGTCAGCAACTTTCTTTCCGTTTTCGCTGTCATTGTCGTTCTTGCTTTTCAATATGCTGAAGCCGCTGCCAAACGACAAACCTGAACCAAATGCAAATGGCTTCTTTGTAGTTGTATTGGACGCCGATGAAGAGTTGGCGTTGGTTGTTTTCTCGTTCTTGGTGTCCCCCTTAGCGACACCGAACCCAGTTCCGAAATTGGATGCCGCACCAAACACGAATTTatcctttctttcttcatcttcaaccTTACTAGCATCTTTAGATGATTGCTTGTCAACAACTTTTGCATCGTCggtctttgtttttttgtgcGAAGACGCCTCTTGctcgtcgtcatcatccttcttcttttcctcatCAGCGTTGGATGGTTCTGGTTTCTCACTCGTTTCTTCCCTCTCTTCATCCTGTGCTTCTTCCCTTGGTCTCTTGGGAGTTTTATCTAGTTCATCAATGGTTTCTTTAACCGCAGGTTGCTGCACCTTAGTCTTTTCATCCACTGCACTATCAATCTTGGACTCGCTCATGCTTCTGATATCGCGTGTACGTATGCTGTGTCCTCTTCAGGGATTTATCTGTTTGACGTCCTATCTTTTTTGCATTAGATTgaacttttcaatttcaagtATTAATTTCAATCTCGCTAAGCAATACCGATTCTtgaaaaactcaaaaaaagaaatttgggCAGTAAGACAAATAGAAATAGATTACGAATGGGTTCCTTAAATTTTTGTATGTAGATATGTGTGAGTATATACTTGCTTGTGTTGCGTAGTATCATACGGTTCTTCTATCCGATATATAATGAACGATGGGCGTGACACCGCTGACTTGGGTAATTTTTTCCAACCAAGCAAGCAAGACACCACCCTGTTTCTGGCCCTGAGGTACGGACATCCCCTTATAAAGGTACTTCACCAATACGTCCTTCTGGGAGTCGTTCAAAGCCTTGACTACGTTACCAATATCGGCCTGTCTGACCTGTGTCAATGCTTCAAGCACGCTCACGAAATATTGTTCCTTTGTCGCAGCGTCCGCACTGTATGGAGGGTCGGTTGTGAGTAATTGGACGGCCCCCGTAGAGTCACCGCTCGTGGCCAGCGAACGCAATTGATTCATTCGAGGCTGTAATTCTTGTAGTGTAACGATGGTTGGGTATGGTGGCACCAGATCAGCAGCAGTCAACCTACCGCTTTCCGGGTCAAACGCATCGATATCAATTCTCCTCCAGTCAGCTTCCATCGTTTCAGTCAGACGTCTATTGTGTGCGGTGAATGTTCGCTATTCTCCTTTTGATTCAAACACCACTGTGCTAAaagctgtttttttcttgggtTATAGGGGCAAAGCCAAGGAAGGGAAAAAAGCGTGCGAAATGGCAAATGTGCGGGTAATCCGAGAAAACCAACAACCAAGTAGCTACAATTGCATTCAATAGTCTGGTACTTCTTTGGCAGCTGGCTGGGACtctcttgttcttgagTTTCTGGACTTGTATACCGAGGTGACCGCGGGAATGGGGGTTGGGGCTGTTGCGGCAAGCAGGGGCCGGTGGGCGTGATATCTTGTGTCTGCGGTGACACTGGTGTATCTATCCGGAGTGTACGTGGAGGAAGAAGGCTCCCTGCGTGGCGGCCTGGGAGCGTGGATTCTCTCCATGGGAGTGGGGGCGGTTGCGGTCGCAAATCTTCCTGGGATTCTGTTCTCTCTGTGAGAGTAGCCTCTCCCACCGAGGCCACCGCCCAACCTTCTTGGCTTGAAGTACTTGACGGTTCTACCTCTTTCTATATCGACTATGCAGACCCtgtctttgatttggaTGCCCCTGTGCACGCCGATTTCCTTGAAAGCCATCTTGCTGCTGATGGGGTCCTTGAATACTATGAAGGCATAGCCTTTGTTTTGCTGAGTGATCTTGTCCTTGACTATTCTGATTTTCTCAATTTCTCCAAACTTGGCGAAATGCTTTTGCAGTTCGATTTCGTTGAGGTCGTACGGCAATCTTCCAATGAATATCGTTTTGTAGGGATCCGTGTCCTTGATATGAGGGTCTGCGTTCGGGTCCCAACCTTGCAATCTCTGATTTATCAGTTGGGAGTTTTTGGTCTTGGCGAGTTTGACTTCTTCGTACTCTTGTAGGTGGTTGTTGGGGGTGCCTTGTGGAAACTCTTCCATATAGTTTCTCAAAGGGGTGGACAACAAATTGGCAACGCCAGTGATATTTGGGTTTGTTTGCCTCTTGGCGTATGGGTAATCCGTTAGCCTCTTGTAGGGCAAGGGCGGCTTAGGTCTGAAAAGTCTCGACACGTCGTCGGGATACTTGGATAAATTGTAACTCATCAGGATCGGCGTATTTGATTGCTTTCGTGGCTTCTTTGTACAATTTCGTTAATCGATGCCTACCTAACTAAGCTGTgccattttatttttttttcgatatgtttgatttttctttttttccgtAAGGCGCATATACAATAAAAAGAGCTAAAAAGATTCATGGTGGAGGGGGGAAGAAACGACCGAGAAAGAGAGGCATTGCGAACGCTTTCAGTAGTCTTTTGGCTTCTTGTATCAGGGAAGTGTACTAGTATATATTGCGGCGGTGACAGCTCTGAAACCGGACGAGAGCgaattcttttttatttttttaattttcgTTTATTCTCACTATTCTTTAACGGAAGGTTGCGTTGTGAAGAcaaaatattaaaagaaaaaatatatatatacaaacaCGTTAATGTACACAAAaaacatacatatataaggatttcctttctttgtcttcttaCATCTCATTAATCCATAAAAATTTCGTTAATTCATAAAAACAAGCGACCTCTGCGGCTAGATCAGGGGTTGCACGGGCTCTGTCTTGTAGTCCACGTCCACCATGGCACCGTCGTGGTTGCACGTGACTTCGACCGAGACCTTGAATTTCTTGGCGTTCAGCTCTGTTTCTTCGCCATAATTCCAGATGATCTTGTCAAACGACTCctgcttcttcttgtcgTGGAACTTCAATTCGGGCTTGTTGATGGCAGTCTTGATGTCCATGAGCAGGTGCTTCTCCACATGCTGGTGGAGATGGCGCACGAACTTCTTGGAGTGCGAATTGGCAGTCTCCTTGATCTTCTCAGGGTCGTCATGCGCGTCATGCAACACAAATGGCGGATAGTACTTCAATTGGCAGTGGACATGGTCGAACTCCTGGTCCTCCGtctcatttttcaagtagGTTCCAAAATCGTGCAGATCCTCAAAAACCTTCAGAGACTCGCCGCTTTTGGTGGTAATAGTGGACATCTTTGGGCCCTTTGccttcttgtcttttttcacCATTACTGCTGTTTAGAATACTTTGTTATATATAGCGCGTTGCTGTGCAGCCTTTGAGTATGTCTGGAAAGATGAATGAGCCAAGATCTATCTACCTTTCCGATGGAGACATGAGAGGAGACCGGAAAAGAGTAAAACAGAGAACACCAGTAAGGAACTAAACTCACGCCGACAAATCTTATATACGCACGAAGCTCCACCGCCACTTCCAAGAGTAAAGCCATGAGAAATACCCCAACCGCAATGGAGCTGACCCCGCACAGTCATTCCGCCCCTTTGTCCTCGTCGTTCAGCCGTATAGCCGCGCAGCCTCGCCTCAACATAAGCGAGACCAGACCAGTCCACCATCGCATCCGCAAGAGGTTGCAACAGTATCTCGGAATCCCGACTACTGATAGTATCTTAGGCACTATGGCCGAGTGGTTAAGGCGACAGACTTGAAATCTGTTGGGCTCTGCCCGCGCTGGTTCAAATCCTGCTGGTGTcgttacttttttttttgtttttttgtccGCACCTCCTCCACTCACCCaccttcctcttcattgCCGCCTTTGAAGGCATGGTCCGCAGGTTAACCCGCGCACCGAAGCACACCGCGCTCGCTTTTTCACATGTACCGCGGACTCCCTTCGGACTCCCTTCGGAAGTCCGCTTATATCCGCGCGAACTCTGCTTTGCGCGGAGAAAAGCAGAAAGCCGCGGTCAGCGCCAGCGCGACACAAGAGTCATTCATTATGCACGCACACGGCGACTCCTGCGGGGCCGGGGATAAGTCGATCGCGTCGGCATTCCGCGGAACGTCGGAATGCCGAGCATATGGCCGCCCTGAGAATGGGCGGCGGACGGGTAGCAACCACGGAACGGCCCGTCGCTTTTCCGTGGGTGACTATGACTTTTGatcgtttttcttgttagtTCCCCTGGCCCTGCGCCCCTCGGGTTAAACAAtccgtttctttttctttctttctttctttccttctttcCTTCCCGCTCAAGGCAGCAAGACCCGAGTTGAAGCTGCGAAGTTGAGTGGGCAGATTACGTTTACGTACAGTGCATTTTGTGACAGATTATAGCTGGGAAAGAAAGTATTCCATCGTCGGGTTTCCTTCAGCGAAAGTGTGAGCCATATCTTCCCTGAAATGCTCTCAGTATAATCTtagttttgcttttttttattttttttatttttttagtatAAATCAATGCGTCGTCTTCCTCGGTTCTTACTCTTTTGGATCTCCGGTACTTGTGTGGGTGAAAGTCAGTATTTCCTAGTATCAATTTAGTTTAA
This window harbors:
- the FIS1 gene encoding Fis1p; translation: MTKIDFWPTLKDAYEPLYPQQLEILRQQVVSEGGPTATIQSRFNYSWGLIKSTDVNDERLGVKILTDIYKEAESRRRECLYYLTIGCYKLGEYSMAKRYVDTLFEHERNNKQVAALKSMVEDKIQKETLKGVVVAGGVLAGAVAVASFFLRNKRR
- the YRB2 gene encoding Yrb2p, whose amino-acid sequence is MSESKIDSAVDEKTKVQQPAVKETIDELDKTPKRPREEAQDEEREETSEKPEPSNADEEKKKDDDDEQEASSHKKTKTDDAKVVDKQSSKDASKVEDEERKDKFVFGAASNFGTGFGVAKGDTKNEKTTNANSSSASNTTTKKPFAFGSGLSFGSGFSILKSKNDNDSENGKKVADDKGKVNSDSEQRAKTSEAPSDAARPLKLQKQDIKSGEESEECIYQVNAKLYQLSKIEEGWKERGVGVIKVNKSKKDEEKTRIVMRSRGILKVILNIQLVKGFTVQKGFTGSLQSEKFIRLLAVDDNGDPAQYAIKTGKKETTDELYNTIVKSVPK
- the ARC15 gene encoding Arc15p, with the translated sequence MEADWRRIDIDAFDPESGRLTAADLVPPYPTIVTLQELQPRMNQLRSLATSGDSTGAVQLLTTDPPYSADAATKEQYFVSVLEALTQVRQADIGNVVKALNDSQKDVLVKYLYKGMSVPQGQKQGGVLLAWLEKITQVSGVTPIVHYISDRRTV
- the SNP1 gene encoding U1 snRNP complex subunit SNP1 — protein: MSYNLSKYPDDVSRLFRPKPPLPYKRLTDYPYAKRQTNPNITGVANLLSTPLRNYMEEFPQGTPNNHLQEYEEVKLAKTKNSQLINQRLQGWDPNADPHIKDTDPYKTIFIGRLPYDLNEIELQKHFAKFGEIEKIRIVKDKITQQNKGYAFIVFKDPISSKMAFKEIGVHRGIQIKDRVCIVDIERGRTVKYFKPRRLGGGLGGRGYSHRENRIPGRFATATAPTPMERIHAPRPPRREPSSSTYTPDRYTSVTADTRYHAHRPLLAATAPTPIPAVTSVYKSRNSRTRESQPAAKEVPDY
- the RGI2 gene encoding Rgi2p produces the protein MVKKDKKAKGPKMSTITTKSGESLKVFEDLHDFGTYLKNETEDQEFDHVHCQLKYYPPFVLHDAHDDPEKIKETANSHSKKFVRHLHQHVEKHLLMDIKTAINKPELKFHDKKKQESFDKIIWNYGEETELNAKKFKVSVEVTCNHDGAMVDVDYKTEPVQPLI